gtgtccttatctggGAACAAGGAGTGCCGCACCCCTTCGGGGCCGTCGTGAGGGTTAGGTGATACATCAGGTGTGGGCCCATGATGAGCACGGCTCCCGGTGTGGAGCGGGTCCTCCGCAAGCATCCACCCTTCTGAGGATGCCCCGTCCCTCCGTACAGAGGGCCCTTTGCTCCCTCACACACCAGCACCGATGCCTGAGGTCCCCTGAGGCGCCTGAGGTCGCAGCTGATGGGATGTGAACACAGTCCCCGAACTCCTGTCCAGCTGCTGGCAGTGGAGAGTGAGGCGAAGGCCTCTTGGCAAAGGTGCTTTTTGGGTCTCCATAGTGCTGTGGACGAGACAGTGCCGGCCACTGTGACTGGGAACCCACGGTGGTGCCACGGCACTCCGGGGAGCCTCCAAGGAGGTGGTGTTTGAGCTGaggctgcagagacagagggcCAGGGTGCCCTGGCAGTGGGGCCCGTCATGCAGCCGACTGCCCTGTTTCCTTTTGCTCCAGAGATCACtgcaaagaagaggaaattgggGAAGAACCCAGATGTGGACACGAGCTTCCTGCCCGACCGAGACCGTGAGGTAAGAGTGGCCTGCTCCCTGGCTCGGGCAGGGGCTTTTTCTCAGGGAGTGGGGTCCTGCTCGCCCCCCGAACAGCCCTGGGCCCCCCTTCTTcatccccctcctctcccaggaaGAGGAGAACCGGCTCCGGGAAGAGCTGCGGCAGGAGTGGGAGGCCAAGCAGGAGAAGATCAAGAGTGAGTGCCTGCCGCgtggggtgctgggggtgggcTGCCTCTCCTGCCGACAGTTGTCGGGGCAGAGGCCTCAGGTCCCAGGAACTTGCAGGGGGCAGGGACGTCTGCGTCTGGAGGCCAAAAGGCAATTCTGCTTTGTAGGTGAGGAGATCGAAATCACCTTCAGTTACTGGGATGGCTCCGGCCACCGGCGGACGGTcaaggtgggtggtggggagcacgcacagccccctccctgggcccccccagggcccagcctccCTCGGGTTCAGTGGGAAGGAGCTTTCAGTCCTGACTTCAGAATTTCACAGGCCCTTTCCTGTGGAAGGACCCCGGGGAgcctggaggggcagggaaaagggCCTGTCCCTCTTGGGGGGGTAGCCTGGGGCTCCTAGGTCCCCGGCAGGGACCTCTGGGCCACTGCCTTCTTAAGAGCTCTTCTCCAGGCTTCTGTCTTGTGTTACCAACCCCTTGCTCTTGTGGATGCTCGTTCCTGGGCCGCTCCTCCAGATGAAAAAGGGCAACACGATGCAGCAATTCCTGCAGAAGGCCCTTGAAATCCTGCGCAAAGACTTCAGCGAGCTCAGGTGCGCGTGAGCTCAGGAGCACGCACAGCACGTGTGTATGCTTGCGCATCTGGAGCGCAGGGTCCCAGGTGCCGGAGCCCCAAAGTCTGGCTGCTGCTCCTTGGGTGGGAAGGTGGCATGCTGGGCACTGTGTTCCTGAGCCAGAGGGTCAGGTTTCTTTTCCGTTCGTGTCACCGGGGACAGCTTAGGTGGGGGTATCTGTTTTGGTTCTTTAGCCCCGAGGCGTAGGGTGGTGGGTGCCCATCCTGGGCCCGCCAGACCTTGCAGCCTGCCACGAAGCATTCAGGGTTGCCACCGGGACCACTGCCTCCCAGCTCCGGTGCCGGGGTTTCCTTGGGTGGCTGCTCCCGGGCGCCCACAGCCTCGTGCCTTTCTCCCTCAGGTCAGCGGGGGTGGAGCAGCTCATGTACATCAAGGAGGACCTGATCATCCCCCACGTGAGGCCCTTCTCTTCCCTgcagctgggggcggggcggccgggcggGGCCGTGGACTGTGGGGTGCCTCGGGGCTTCTCGAGAGGGCACCTTGCTCCAGCCTGGCCCTCTCGCTCGGGCCGGCGGGTGGGCtgcgggggggttggggggggtgggggtggctcgTCAACCACGGCTCTCTTGCCTTCGCAGCACCACAGCTTCTATGACTTCATTGTCACCAAGGCCCGAGGGAAGAGTGGTAAGTgtccccggcccggccccctGCCTTTGAGTTCTCTCCTGTGTGGCAGGGTGGCAGCGTGACCCTGACCTTGGGATGGCTGCTGCTTCCCTGCAGGGCCACTCTTTAATTTCGACGTTCACGATGACGTGCGGCTGCTCAGTGACGCGACCGTGGAGAAGGATGAGgtgtggagggggaggaagagcgGAGGGACGGGgtgcccgccctcccccccagtAGCCTTGAACGGCCCTTCTCCCCGCCTCAGTCACACGCGGGCAAGGTGGTGCTGCGGAGCTGGTACGAAAAGAACAAGCACATCTTCCCTGCCAGCCGCTGGGAGCCCTACGACCCCGAGAAAAAGTGGGACAAGTACACGGTGAGCGGCACCGGGCCGGGAAGGCTGGGCGGGGGTCGGGCTGTGCGGGCCATTAGAGGATGGAAGGCCAAGGCCTTCCGGCCCCTGCTCCGCTCCACCTCCCTCTTCTGTGCTCTTGTGCTCACACCAGATCCGGTGAATGTCGCCGCGCCTCCgaccccctctgcccccttcccggGGCCTCCGGACTCCGGGCGCTGCCCCCCACTGTCCCGGCCCTGACGTGAAGGGCCGgctggcccctgcccctgccgTCGTCATTTACTGCCTTTTTCTTTTACGGTAAATAAACACGTGTCCGAGTCGGAACACCTccgttgtgttttgttttaaacattttctgaaggaaaattCACCATTTTGACCATTTGAAGGTGTCCAATTCAGGGGTATTTAGTCCATTCACAGTGTTGGGCAACCATCACCTCTGCCTACTtccagaacatttctgtcatcccTCGAGGAGACCCCGTGCCCATGCACagtccctcccccagtccctggtaCCCCCTTGTCTACTTTCTGTCCACATGGGTTTCCCTCTTCTGGAAgtttcacataagtggaatcatacagtatttctggCCTTTGTGTCTGGTGAGAAAGTGTGTATCtggtgcgggtgggggtgggaaggtggaAGAGGAATGTGAGTCTGTGGGGGGAGAAGGCGGCATCTGCAACCCACTGGGGCCTGGGCGGACCCAGCTGTCCTTGCGGCCAACCCGCACTCCCCAGGGCACCTACGTGGCATTGTGGTTCCTTATTGTGGGTGGGAGGGGCGTCCCCCCCAGGCGCGTGGGCCCCTCTGTGCCTCGTAGCTCCCCGTTCCACAGGGGACGTGACCGGCCTGTGGCTCCCAGCGCCCTCCGTCCCTACCAGGGCTCTGCAGACACCCCTTGGCCCCCTGGTGCCACTCCCTTCCCGGCATCTCTTCCCGTCCTCACGTGGGAAGGCGGCCGTGGGTGCTGTTACACGCGGGCTCAGCCAGCCCTGCTCGCACCGCCATCATGGTCCCAAGGGGACAAATCTGGTTTGGGGGTGGGTGCCCCtattccaccccccccaccttggcAGCCAGATCCCCCAGTTCCCCTTGGGTAAGCTGAGGCAGGCGGTCCCATTCCGGGAGGCTGAGGAAGGCAATCTGACCAGTCCCGGCTTCCATTCTTCCCCTTGCctgaggcagagcagagggaaCGGGGCGGCCCCGGGGCTGGTAGAGGGCATCCAGGCTCTGGGTCTGGCCCTGCCTCCTTGGCAGATGCACAGATCCGACCGTGGGGGGACTTCCCCGGGGTACAGAGGCTCCTGTGCCCTCCTCCCACGGGCTGGGCCCCGAGTCCTGTTCGGATGCAACATGGGAGGGGGGGTCCTGGAGCAGAGCCATCTGGGGTCATttgcaggagggaggaaggcagcctGGGCCAGAGCACCTCAGGGCACAGCAGGGAGTGGGTGGCCAAGCCTGACCCTAGGTCCTGGACGTGGGGGACAAGTGTGAGGACGTCAATGGGGCCTTTTGTTTGGCACTGGGAACCCTGGACAGGGGATCGTCCGGCCTCTGCACCAAATCCTTCGTGCTGTCTCTGAAAAGGAAAGGGAGCCCCTGTTAGCCAGCTTACCCAATGGAAATGGTTTCCAAGGGAACCGCCTTCAGGGGGCCCATAGCTTCTGGAAAATAAACTCCTTGGGCCCAATCTTGGGTCCTGGCAGGAAAGGACCTGgaggttgggtgggggtgggtcaggGAGGGAGTCTTTTGGGGGTCAGGATCGACGGGCCAGTGGGACTGTAAGGGAAGGAGACCCACTTCCTTATAGCCAATGAAGGGACAGAAAAGGCTATGCCATAGTTGGGGGTGGGGTCTCAGGGAGGAGCCCCTTGTCCTAAGTAAGGGCGTCACTCAGATGCTCTTCCTGGCTGCTGGCACTGGGCATCTGGCCTCACGCTTGGCTGGCACAGGCCAGAGTTCCTGTGAGGAGGGGGACTGCACGGCCTTCCTCTTGGGACCTTGGGCCCACAGGAATGTGGAGCTCAGAGAGGGTGGGCGGCTGCAGGGAGAAGTAGGTAAGCTGTCTGGACAGGTGTGAGACTCTGGAACTAGTGACGTCACCAAGGTCAGTAAGTGGTCCCCGATGTTTCCGGGGACCAGCCTGTGCCAGGGGTGGGCTGGGTCCTGAGGACACAAGTGAGAGAGGCTTCATTCCTGATGtgtttggtgggggggtggggggtgggaggctgagtgtgcacgtgtgtgaacGTAAACAACAAACAGGGAAACAAAAAGTGAACTTTCTGAGGTCAGGACGTTGAAGCTGGCAAGAGGGACAAGAGGTCAGCCGTCTCAAAGTGGAGGAGGGAGTGTcgcaggcagaggggagagcaaGTGTGAAGACACTGGCAGGCAGGCTGGAGGTGAGCAGGgctgggatggagggaaggacggacgggaaggagagggaggggagagacaggtCAGAAGCCTAGGGTCCGGGAGATGAGCCGGAGGGGTGGATGCTGATCCTTTCTCGTTTACCTTGAACAGTTCTGCAAAGCCCAGGTTTTCACCCAGTTCACACATCAGCAAGAAAGGGGGGACGCGGGGATGCCCCGCCTCCTGCCCGGccctcccttcccactcctcAATGCCCCCAACACAGAAGCTCTTGCTTTTGTCACTTACCAATACGTCTGAGTGTCCTGTGTCTCTCTCCGCGTCTGTACACTCAGAGCCTCCTCATGCTTCTGTTTTAAAGGAGCATAATTGATTTTACCGACGTTGGCAAATTCCCCTCCCTAAGGCCTGGCCCATTTTGCAACCCCACCAGCGGGTGAGAGTGTCCTGGCGCCCCCGAGCCTTGCCCACAGGGGACGGTCCATCACTCCTCGCCAGGGGACAGACGCAACCCGAGACGGAGTGTGTGTTCTCGCAgtgggggctttttttttttaatttttaaaaagtcttttcaaccgaagggcacctgggtggctcagtcattaagcttctgacttcggctcaggtcatgatcacggctcgtgagttcaagtcccacatcgtgTGACCTGGAAccccgcttcgggtgagccccgcttctccctctctgtctctttctctctctctcagcccctcgctcacttgcacactctctcaaaaaaatttttttcaactgaggaaaaattcacataacaataaccattaaccatttaaaaatgtaggttTCAAAGTGGCATTTACTTTGTTCACAATATTGTGCAACTGTGACCTCTGCCTGGTcccaaaacatttccatcacctcaaaaGGAGACCCTGTGCCCATTAAATAGTCtctcctcacccccttcccccagctcctgacaACCACTAACCTTCTCTCTGTTTGTATGGATTTGCGTCTTCTGGAAATTTcacataaacagaatcatacaattAAAGATCTATGAACATGGAAAGACACTTCAtcttcatggattggaaggctcAATACCGTCAGGGTGTCTCTATTAGGTTTCCATCGCTGTGTAACAAATGAagcaaaactcagtggcttaaaacaacacccagtCGTTACCTGAccatttctgtaggtcagaagtccaggcatGATATAAGCGGGGCCTCTACTCAGGGCCTCACGAGGTCGCCCTGAAGGTTGGCTGGGCTGCATTCTCATTGGAGGCTTGGGGTCCTCTCCCAAGCTCATATTGTTCTTGGTAGGGGTCAGTTCCCTGTGACTCCAGGACTAGGTCCCTGTTCTCTCATTGGCTGTGGGCCAGAGAATGCTCTCAGCTCCCAGAAGCCACCTGAGATTCACTGCTACCCCGGAGCCCTCCATAGCCATGTTCATGCTTGGAATCTCTCTCTTCAGGAAAGGCCCCTTTGTGGTTAAGGCCTCACCTAATTAGGTCTGGCCCACCCAGATACGCTCCTTTTTGATGAACTCAAAGTCAACTGGTTAGTAACCTGACCATGGGAGTGATGTCCCATCATGTGTGAAGGGTCTGCTCTGCCTCAAGGGGAGGGGATCATACAGGCTTATATGCTAGGAGGCAGAAATCttggggccatcttagaatttTGCCCCATGATGACAACTTTCCCCAAAGTGATCTATgaattcagtgcaatccctaccCCAAACCCCAGCAtgctttttttgtagaaattgacaaccTCATCCTCAAAGCATATAGACATGGGAAGGACCCAGAATATCCAAAAAAcaattctgatttcaaaacttactatgaaGCCACACTAATCAAGGCATGTTGTATAAGTACAAGGATAGGTGTGCAGGTGGATGGCACAGCATcaggagtccagaaataaatccttacaTTTACGGTTAGGAAATGATGCTgggaggatgcctgggtggctcagacggttaagcatctgacttcggcttaggtcatgatctcgcggttcgagagttcgagccccatgtcggactctgtgctgtccttgcagagcctgcttcagatcctctggccccctctctctctctgcccctcccccagttgttctctctctctcaaaaataaacatttaaaaagaaaggaaggaaggatggatgggtgcTGGAGCAGTCAGATATCTGTAtggaaaaagtgaattttaacCCTGATgtcatgggttgaattgtgtcccctagAAAGAAATGTTGCAGTACTCCCCCAGGAGCTTggaatgtgacctgatttggagACGGGGTTTTtatagatgtaattaagttaagatgGGCTTGTATTGGAGAATGGGCCCCAATCTAATATGACTGGCATCCTAAGAAGAGAGGAGTCGGACACACACATGCAGGGAGCAGGTCATGTGACAACAGAGACTGCAGTGATGTGTCTACTGGCCAAGGAAGGCCACGCACTGCCAGCAacaccagaggctggaagaggcaaggacgGAGCCTCCCCCTAGAACCTTCGGAGGGAGCTCGGCCCTGCTTTccctcctctggcctccagagctgtgggagGATAAACATCTCTTGTTTTAAACCCCTCAGTATGTGGTACTTTCTTTCGGCAGCCCCAGGACACTCACCTTGTTTGACCATATGGAGAAATGAACTAGACACGGATTATAGGCTGAAAAGTAAGAGCCCAGACTGAGAAAAACATCTAagtaaaacacagagaaaatctttgtgaccttgggcaggacACAGAAGacattaataataaaaggaaaaatgaataaattggacttcggggtgcctggatggctcagtcagttaagcgtctgacttcggctcaggtcatgatctcatggtctgtgagtttgagccctgcgtcgggctctgtcctgacagcttggggcctggagcctgcttcggattctgtgtctccctctctctctctctgtccctcccttgcttgcactctgtctctgtctctgcctctctctcaacaacaaacaaacatttaaaaaattttaaaaaataagttggacttcataaaaatgcaaacttttttttttaaagtttacttacttattctgagagagaaacacagagagacagagggaggcagagagcatgagcaggaaaggggcagagagacagggagacacagaatccgaagcaggctccaggctccaagctgtcagcacagagcccgacgtggggctcgaacccacagactgtgagatcatgacctgagccgaagtcagacgcttaactgactgagccatccaggcgccccaaagctcattttaaagggaagacagaaaacaaaggcaaTTAATGAAACTGGTTACCTaaaggaggagggacagaaccAGGTGGTAGTGGTTCAGGAGGGGATGACATTGCCGTGGGTGTATCTTCTGTGTAATTTTGACTCCTGGACACATGTTGCTGCTTTATAtacctaaagactaaaaacaacaaaatggggGGAAAGCTAAAATTGAACACAAACAGAAATTATCCCA
This region of Felis catus isolate Fca126 chromosome X, F.catus_Fca126_mat1.0, whole genome shotgun sequence genomic DNA includes:
- the FAM50A gene encoding protein FAM50A produces the protein MAQYKGAASEAGRAMHLMKKREKQREQMEQMKQRIAEENIMKSNIDKKFSAHYDAVEAELKSSTVGLVTLNDMKAKQEALVKEREKQLAKKEQSKELQLKLEKLREKERKKEAKRKISSLSFTLEEEEEAGDEDEEVAVYEEELEREEITAKKRKLGKNPDVDTSFLPDRDREEEENRLREELRQEWEAKQEKIKSEEIEITFSYWDGSGHRRTVKMKKGNTMQQFLQKALEILRKDFSELRSAGVEQLMYIKEDLIIPHHHSFYDFIVTKARGKSGPLFNFDVHDDVRLLSDATVEKDESHAGKVVLRSWYEKNKHIFPASRWEPYDPEKKWDKYTIR